The Candidatus Rokuibacteriota bacterium sequence GGCATCCGCCACATCGTCGAGAGCGACCCCACGGCCCCGACCCATTGGCCGGAGGCAGTGCGCGCGGTGGCGCCGGACGTCGTCGTCTACGACACCATCCTGCCGAGGGACCCCGAGGCCGAGCCAGTCCCCCCCTCCATCCGGGTCGCGTACATCATGCGGCGGTGCCAGGAGGAGCAGCAGCGCGCGGTCTTCGCGCACCGCTGGCTCGATCGGGTAGACGAGATCCTGGTGCCGCATGAGCCCGGCGAGTTCGGCTACGAGCTGCCGCCTCGGCTCCGCGCCCGGACCACGTTCGTCGGACCCATCGTCCGGCTCCCCGATCCGGAGGGTCAGGCGCGCCTGCGGGAGCGGTACCGGCTCCGCCAGGGCGACTTCGTCCTCACCTCCACGGTTGGCGGCGGCGGCTTCGGGGCGCAGGCCGATGCCTTCTTCGAGGCGGTGTTCGCCGTTCACCGCCGGGTGACGTCCGTCCGCCCGCTGCGGCACCTCGTCATCCAGGGACCCAACTACGGGCGAGCGCTGGCGCCCTTGCCGGGCATGACCGTCGTGGCCGTCGAGCCCGACATCGTCAACCTGCTCGCCATCTCCGACCTCGCCATCGCGGAGGGGGGCTACAACACGGTCAACGAGGTGCGCGCGACCAGGACCCCGGGGGTCTTTCTGCCGAGCCGCCGCAGCGTGGACGACCAGGAGGAGCGGGTCCGGGCGCTCGAGGTCCGCGGGCTGGCGCGCGTGCTGGCAGGGGTGGAGCCGGAGGAGGTCGCGGCGCTCGTCGAGACGCTCTGCACGTCCGCCACGGCCCTGCCCGACATGCGGAGCCGGTACGCCGGGGACCGCATGGTGATCGGCAACCGCGCGGCCGCCGAGAGGATCCTGGGGCTCTGCCGGTGACGTCGAAGGGGCACCAGTGACCCCGGCTCTGATCGCCCATGGCGCGCGAGTCCTCCTGCGGGTGGTGCCGGCCGGCGCGGTGGCCGATCCGGTCTGGACGCCGCGAGTGATCGATCGGGTGCGCGGGCGGCACATGGTCGTGGAGTACGCTCTGGCGGAGCGCCGGCATCGGGGCCGGCATCCCGTGCAGCGGGTGATCGGCAAGTTCTACGCCGACGGCACCGGCCAGCGGACCTACCGGGTCATGCGGGAGATCGCCAGTCGCCTCGCCGCCGGCGCGCCCACGCCGCCCCTGGCCGTTCCTCGCCCGCTGGCGTACGACCGGGCGCGCCGGCTCTTGCTCCAGGAGCGCGCGCCCGGCGTGCCGTTCCCCATGCTCGTGGAGCGCGGAAGCGACGGGCGAATCTTCCGCCTCGCCGGAGCCGCGCTGGCCTGCCTGCACTCGCTGCCGCTCCGGCTCGGGAGGGAGAGCTGGCTGCCCGACCATCTGCGCGAGCTGGTCCGGCCGCACCCGCGGTCGCTGGTCGAGGCCTTCCCCGAGTATCGCGGGATGGTGGAGTCCGTCCTGGCGGCCATCGCCGCGCGCGAGCGGGGCTGGCGAGGGCGCGTGCGGGCGACGCCGCTCCATCGAGACTTCCATCTACGCCAGCTCATCCGCGACGCCGACAGGAGCGACCGCGTCTGGCTCATCGACTGGGATTTCTACGCCAAGGGCGACCCCGCCTTCGACGTGGGCTACTTCGTCGCGTATCTGCGGAGCCACCTCGGCAGCCGGGCCGAGGCCGCCGTCAACGCGTTCCTCGGCAGTTACACCGCGCGGCGCCCGGCGTCCGCCGTCCTCGCGCGCCTCTCGACCTACGAGGCCTTCAATTACCTGCGCCGCGCCTGCCGGCGCTTCAGGCTACGGGACACCGGCTGGCAGGTCGAGATGCGCGCCATGCTCGCCCGGGCCGCCGATTCCCTGTAAGGACGCCACTCGCCTCGGGCCGCTCAGAGGCCACGGGGCGCCGGAGCGCCGCCGTC is a genomic window containing:
- a CDS encoding aminoglycoside phosphotransferase family protein, which translates into the protein MTPALIAHGARVLLRVVPAGAVADPVWTPRVIDRVRGRHMVVEYALAERRHRGRHPVQRVIGKFYADGTGQRTYRVMREIASRLAAGAPTPPLAVPRPLAYDRARRLLLQERAPGVPFPMLVERGSDGRIFRLAGAALACLHSLPLRLGRESWLPDHLRELVRPHPRSLVEAFPEYRGMVESVLAAIAARERGWRGRVRATPLHRDFHLRQLIRDADRSDRVWLIDWDFYAKGDPAFDVGYFVAYLRSHLGSRAEAAVNAFLGSYTARRPASAVLARLSTYEAFNYLRRACRRFRLRDTGWQVEMRAMLARAADSL